A stretch of DNA from Spirosoma endbachense:
GATTGCCATCCATGATTTTATGGGGACCACCCGGCGTCGGAAAAACTACCCTGGCTCTATTGCTGGCCGAAGCCGTTAAACGACCATTTATCGCCCTGAGTGCCATCAATTCGGGCGTCAAAGAAATCCGGGATGTGCTGAGCCGCCCGTCGGGCATGTTTCCTCCGGTGGTCTTCATCGACGAGATTCACCGGTTCAACAAGAGTCAGCAGGATGCATTGCTGGGAGCCGTTGAGAAAGGTCAGATTACGCTCATTGGGGCAACCACCGAAAACCCATCCTTCGAAGTAAATAGTGCTTTATTATCGCGCTGTCAGGTTTACATTCTGGAGGTCCTTAGCCGCGACGAATTGATTCAGGTCGTGGATCGGGCTATTGAGCAGGATGCATTTTTGAAGTCGAAACAAATAACGGTCGAATCCTATGACGCCCTGCTTCGTTTGTCGGGTGGCGACGGGCGTAAACTGCTGAACCTTCTGGAACTGGTTGCTTCGGCCCACATTTCAACCGATCCGCTGGTTATTACTGACGAGGGTGTAACAACCGTTGCCCAGCAGAACATTGCCCGATACGACAAATCAGGCGAGCAGCATTACGATATCATTTCAGCTTTTATCAAGTCGCTGCGTGGTTCAGACCCCAATGCAGCTCTTTACTGGATGGCCCGGATGATTATAGCCGGTGAAGATCCGATTTTCATTGCCCGACGCATGCTGATTCTGGCGTCGGAAGATATTGGAAATGCGAACCCTACAGCCATGATCATGGCGTCGGAAGCGGTGCAGGCGATTCGAGCGATTGGCATGCCCGAAGGCCGGATTATTCTGTCGCAGGTAGCCGTATATCTGGCGACCTCGCCCAAAAGCAATGCTAGTTACGTAGCGATTGACGACGCCATCGCCCTGGCCGAACAGACTGCCCATCTGCCTGTGCCTCTCCATTTGCGGAATGCACCTACAAAACTGATGAAGCAAATCGGTTATGGCAAAGATTATCAGTATTCACACAATCACGAAGGTAATTTTGCCCAGCAGAACTTTTTGCCTGATGATTTGAAAGGCCATAAACTCTACGAACCCGGCCAGAATGCCCGCGAGGCCGAAATCCGCCGGAGTTTACAGAAATGGTGGGGAGAGTGGTATGGCTATTGAGTGACCAATAGTTGTTTTATTACATTTGTCCCATGCTCCTACCTTTTGCCGAAAAGGCCTATATTGACGACCAAAAGTTAGTTGATTACTGCTTATCCGAGACCCATATCACGGGAAAACATAAGGCCCGCGTTTTTAAATCAGTTCTGGGACTTACTGCAACCGATTACCTCTTACTTAAGGAGACGATTTTAACGGAAATACTGTTGAACGAGGTGCAAGCGGCTGGCCCAAATCAGCAAGGTGATTTATATACGGTAGATTTTACAATGACTCACCAGGAACGAACAGCTACAATTAGAACAGCATGGATTATTATATTTAATGAATCGTTTCCCCGATTAGTCAGTTGTTATATAAACGATTAGCGCAATAAATTATGGATTCGCCCACTTTATTAGATGTCGTTGTACTGCTCACCGATATTCCAGCCGAAAAATTGCGAAAAGGCAGTTTGGGAACTATTGTAGAGACGTTTGATAATGGAAATTTTCTTGTTGAATTTGCTGATCTAAACGGTGCTACCTACGCTATGCCTGTTTTGCCAGCTACTCAGCTATTGAAAGTATATCAGAAGCCCATTGCCGCTTAAATTATAACACCCGCGAGGCCGAAATCCGCCGGAGTTTACAGAAATGGGGGGGAGAGTGGTATGGCTATTGAGGAGCGAGATCAATTTGCCAAACTTAGCATTAAGCCCTGCAAATCCTGGTTTATTGACCGGACTGACGACTGGAGTTGATTCAGCATATTAGCCCGTGTATGCAGGTCGTCGGCCTGATAATTTCCGCCCGATCCAAAATATAACTCCTGTTGATCTTTAGCTGTTCCAGTCAGTACAAAACCCTGCCAGCGTTGGCGTGTATTGTGGCTGATAGATGTCTGACCGCCATTGCTGAATGATTTTTCGTTGAGTACATACCAGATGAGCGGTGGATAAACCGACGATTGTTTAGGCTGGTACCAAAGATCGGCCAGCAGATTCCGTTTATGCGCAAAGTAAACGGTCTTGTTAGACGAAAACGCGGCAAGTCCACCGGCTGTAGCACTGACCAGACCACCCGATATGCCCACAATCTTAGACGCGTTATCGGCCTCAATTAGTGCAGTCGCTACCGTTGTGATCGCACCGACAACGACCGAAAAAATTGTTAGTCGGCGAATGCGTCGGGTATCTTTCTGGTCCAGATAAGTAGCCAATTGATCGGCGCGTTCGCCTTCACAATCCAGTTCGGCCGCAAAGCTCGACAGCTCCGTCGATGCCAGCGATAAGCGTTGCTGGATTTGCTGTCGTTTTATAACCTGCTCTAAGCGTACATCCGTTGTAGGCACCCGTTTCACTAACTGATTCAGTTCCTGCAATAAAGGCAAAACGCCCGTGGCATTAGCCATGAGCAAATCATGTCGTGTATACCGGTTGGTCAGACTGGTATCAATCAGCAGAATAGAATCAATGTCGGGGCGGGGCAGGTAGGCCGGGTTGTAGGTATACTGCAAAACGGGAGCGCAGTAATCGCTCCCGAATTTTGTTTGCGGATAAAGTTCTTTCGTTGAACGACAGGCCACTAATAAACCAATCAAAGTGGCTACCAATGAAGCCTTTCCAAGCAAGGATTGCATACAAGTTGAACCAGAGGTGAGCTGGTAATTCTACTTGTTTTTGCGCTAAAATGCTACGGATTTCAAGCGTAGCCCCGTATCTTCGGGTAAGCCAAACACCAGATTCAGATTCTGAACAGCCTGACCAGCAGCCCCTTTGGTTAGGTTGTCAATGACACTTGTGATCAACAATTGCCCGTCATGGAGTTCGAGATGCAGAAAGCATTTGTTCGTATTCACCACCTGCTTTACATCTACGGCCGTATCGCTTACGTGCGTGAACGGGTGATTGGCATAATAAGTCTTGTACAAGGCTTTAGCTTCATCCAGCGTACCCGCAAACGGCGTATAGACGTTTGCCATGATACCGCGCGTAAAGTCCCCCCGGTAGGGTATGAAATTGATCGCGTGAGTAAAAGCCGGGTCGAGTGTTGTTAGACTCTGGCGGATTTCGGTCAGGTGCTGATGCGTAAATGCTTTATAAATCGAAATGTTATTATTGCGCCACGTAAAGCCCGTGGTTGGTACGAGAGCCTGCCCTGCACCGGTGCTGCCCGTAATGGCACTAACCTGAATGTCATTCAGCAAAAGGCTCGCTTTGGCCAAGGGCAGCAGGGCTAGTTGAATACTGGTTGCGAAACAACCCGGATTCGCAATTCGCGTGGCTTCCTGAATCCGTTCACGCTGAAGTTCGGGCATGCCATAAACGAAATCGTCGTGCTCATCGCGAAAATCGGTGCTAAGATCAATGACGGTAATGTCGTCCGAAATTTCATTTTCGGCCATGAACGTAGCGGATGCGCCATGCCCAGAGCATAGAAAAACAGCATCCAGCCCTTCCTGAGCCAATAAAACTGCCGGTTCTTCTCCCGAAAACGTCAGGTCCGTGTCACCCAGCAGATCGGTGTGGGTTACCCAAACGGGTTTTCCCGCCTGGCTTTTGCTATGCACAAAAGCTACGTTAACAAATGGGTGATTAATTAGAATTCGAAGCAATTCGCCACCCGTGTAGCCAGCTCCACCAATGATACCAACATTCAGTTCCATACTATCTTGCAGGGCCAGTTAATGCGTCTTCTAACCCGTAGTTCAATTGTTTTCCTGATTCTTCTCTTGAGCCTCGAGTCATACGCCACTGAAAAGAGATATCGTTTCCCCGACTAAACCATTAGCCAAGGATTCGTTTGTATAAGACAACGTGTTCTGCGGTGAATTTGTCCCATGAAAACAAGGTTGCCTGTTTTAACCCTTTTGCCGTCAATTCAGCCTGGATCGACGGTGACTTTACCACTGTAGTTATAGCCTGGCAAAGCGCATCGGTATCGGTTGGCGAAACGCGAATGGCGGCATCGCCCACAACTTCCGTAATGGCCGGTATATCAGACGTAATCACCGGCAGCCCGCATTGCATAGCTTCTAACGGTGGCAGGCCAAATCCTTCGTATAAAGAAGGATAAACGAATGCCGTTGCTCCACCATAGAGTGGAGCCAGCTCTTCGTCCTGCACGAAACCCGTAAAAATTAGCCGTGATGCTAACGCCGGGTTTTTACTGGCCTCTGCCATTATCTCGTCAAATTTCCAGCCTTTGGTACCGACCAATACCAGTCTCACATCAGCGGGCAGTTCTCCTCCATCGACCAGCTGACCAAAACAGCGAATGAGATGAGCAATATTCTTGCGTGGCTCCAGCGTAGCCAGACTCAGCAGATAGGGTTCATCGCCAATGCCTAACTTTTGCCGCACGGCCCGTTTTCGATCTTCATCGACGGCGGGATAAAACAGCGCTGGTGAAGCCGCCAGCAAAATCGGAACGACCCGCTTAGAATCGAAACCCGTATGCTCGCAGAAGTCGTCTTTTGTTGCCTGAGAAATGGTCGTTACCCAGGCATCGGCCGGAAGCGTCGCCAACACCTGCTTCACGGTTTGTTCGCCGGAAGTAAACCACTCCGGGTGTAAAATCGGAATCATGTCATAGACACTCTGCACGACTGGAATACGCTGATTTTTGCGCAGCACTTCAGGAGCTGGAAAAAAGGTAGCGTGGTATACGGAATTATCTGGCAACTGAGCTACCTCAAAACGCGACACCTCCCGCCCAAAGGCACGACGCGTCCGATAAGCCATTTCCCGAATAGCTTTAGACGGTTTACCATCTGGAGACAAAGGGCTCAGCAGGCTGTTTTCAAACCGTGCCAGCGACTGTTCGCCAGAGGCATTTGCAAACGACGGGACCCGGTTTCCAAACGCGGTTTGCGCATAGCGCATCGTTTCGGCCAGGTGTGTCGGTGCGGCTAATAGCAGATTAACGCCATCAGCCTGTTGCAGACCAGCAACTAACTGTTCAACAACGCGGCTGATGCCGGTTCGAGCCTGCCGGTGATAAAACCCAATACCCAGCGGGCTGGCGTCAAGAATTATGTTCACGGATTTTCTCGTAAATCATGACCTGATTCGAAGCTACCTTCGAGAAGCCCCGCACGTCGTCGCCCGTCCAGGCATTGTTCATTTCACCGTAACTACCAAAAACCGACGACATGAGGTCATAATCCGATTCGATACCCAGTACCTGAAAACGGTAAGGTGCCAGCTGCACATGAACTTTACCCGATACGTGGCCCTGAGTATCGCTCAGGAAGGTTTCGATGTTCCGCATAACGGGGTCCATAAACTGCCCCTCATGAAGCATCGTGCCATACCAGTTGGCGAGTTGCTCTTTCCAGTACATCTGCCATTTACCCAGCACGTGTTTTTCGAGCGTGTGATGCGCCTTGATCAAGATCAGCGGAGCCGGTGCTTCGAAACCAACACGACCTTTGATGCCGATGATGGTGTCGCCAACGTGAATATCGCGGCCAATACCAAAAGGCCCTGCCAGTGCGGTCAGTTTACGGATCGCATCAACCGGATTGGCAAACGTTTCGTCGTCGAACGTCGACCCGGCGATCGCCTTAATTTCACCATGCTGAAAAGTCAGCGTAATGGTTTCGGGTTCTGTTTTTGTGACCTGCGTAGGCCAGGCTGATTCGGGCAGGAATTGATCCGATGTGAGCGTTTCTTTGCCGCCAACCGATGTACCCCATAATCCTTTGTTGATCGAGTAAGCCGCTTTATGCCATTCCTGAACAACACCTTTCGCTTTCAGATACTCAATTTCGGCTTCGCGCGATAGGCGCAGGTCACGGATGGGCGTGATGATTTCGGCATCGGGAATAATGATCCGGAAGGCCATATCAAATCGCACCTGATCATTACCTGCTCCGGTCGAACCATGGGCAATGGCTGTTGCACCAATTTCCCGAGCGTACTCAGCAGCCGCAATAGCCTGAAAGATCCGTTCGGCACTT
This window harbors:
- a CDS encoding replication-associated recombination protein A — protein: MNTDSTPLPERVRPRTINEVIGQRKLIGPSGALRRAVDAGRLPSMILWGPPGVGKTTLALLLAEAVKRPFIALSAINSGVKEIRDVLSRPSGMFPPVVFIDEIHRFNKSQQDALLGAVEKGQITLIGATTENPSFEVNSALLSRCQVYILEVLSRDELIQVVDRAIEQDAFLKSKQITVESYDALLRLSGGDGRKLLNLLELVASAHISTDPLVITDEGVTTVAQQNIARYDKSGEQHYDIISAFIKSLRGSDPNAALYWMARMIIAGEDPIFIARRMLILASEDIGNANPTAMIMASEAVQAIRAIGMPEGRIILSQVAVYLATSPKSNASYVAIDDAIALAEQTAHLPVPLHLRNAPTKLMKQIGYGKDYQYSHNHEGNFAQQNFLPDDLKGHKLYEPGQNAREAEIRRSLQKWWGEWYGY
- a CDS encoding DUF6883 domain-containing protein; the encoded protein is MLLPFAEKAYIDDQKLVDYCLSETHITGKHKARVFKSVLGLTATDYLLLKETILTEILLNEVQAAGPNQQGDLYTVDFTMTHQERTATIRTAWIIIFNESFPRLVSCYIND
- a CDS encoding DUF4926 domain-containing protein, translating into MDSPTLLDVVVLLTDIPAEKLRKGSLGTIVETFDNGNFLVEFADLNGATYAMPVLPATQLLKVYQKPIAA
- the argC gene encoding N-acetyl-gamma-glutamyl-phosphate reductase, coding for MELNVGIIGGAGYTGGELLRILINHPFVNVAFVHSKSQAGKPVWVTHTDLLGDTDLTFSGEEPAVLLAQEGLDAVFLCSGHGASATFMAENEISDDITVIDLSTDFRDEHDDFVYGMPELQRERIQEATRIANPGCFATSIQLALLPLAKASLLLNDIQVSAITGSTGAGQALVPTTGFTWRNNNISIYKAFTHQHLTEIRQSLTTLDPAFTHAINFIPYRGDFTRGIMANVYTPFAGTLDEAKALYKTYYANHPFTHVSDTAVDVKQVVNTNKCFLHLELHDGQLLITSVIDNLTKGAAGQAVQNLNLVFGLPEDTGLRLKSVAF
- a CDS encoding glycosyltransferase family 4 protein; the protein is MNIILDASPLGIGFYHRQARTGISRVVEQLVAGLQQADGVNLLLAAPTHLAETMRYAQTAFGNRVPSFANASGEQSLARFENSLLSPLSPDGKPSKAIREMAYRTRRAFGREVSRFEVAQLPDNSVYHATFFPAPEVLRKNQRIPVVQSVYDMIPILHPEWFTSGEQTVKQVLATLPADAWVTTISQATKDDFCEHTGFDSKRVVPILLAASPALFYPAVDEDRKRAVRQKLGIGDEPYLLSLATLEPRKNIAHLIRCFGQLVDGGELPADVRLVLVGTKGWKFDEIMAEASKNPALASRLIFTGFVQDEELAPLYGGATAFVYPSLYEGFGLPPLEAMQCGLPVITSDIPAITEVVGDAAIRVSPTDTDALCQAITTVVKSPSIQAELTAKGLKQATLFSWDKFTAEHVVLYKRILG
- a CDS encoding argininosuccinate synthase, which produces MSQKKVVLAFSGGLDTSFCVKYLSEDRDMEVHSVLVDTGGFSDAEIKAIEERAYSLGVKSHATISKTDDYYQQCLKFLVFGNVLKNNTYPLSVSAERIFQAIAAAEYAREIGATAIAHGSTGAGNDQVRFDMAFRIIIPDAEIITPIRDLRLSREAEIEYLKAKGVVQEWHKAAYSINKGLWGTSVGGKETLTSDQFLPESAWPTQVTKTEPETITLTFQHGEIKAIAGSTFDDETFANPVDAIRKLTALAGPFGIGRDIHVGDTIIGIKGRVGFEAPAPLILIKAHHTLEKHVLGKWQMYWKEQLANWYGTMLHEGQFMDPVMRNIETFLSDTQGHVSGKVHVQLAPYRFQVLGIESDYDLMSSVFGSYGEMNNAWTGDDVRGFSKVASNQVMIYEKIREHNS